The Miscanthus floridulus cultivar M001 chromosome 7, ASM1932011v1, whole genome shotgun sequence genome includes a region encoding these proteins:
- the LOC136464405 gene encoding probable galacturonosyltransferase-like 9, protein MGAASPAMWAGLVLVVLLAASGPAAGLPRFAEAPEYRNGEGCPAPVAGAGVCDPGLVHIAMTLDAHYLRGSMAAIYSLLKHASCPESLFFHFLAAEGGGAPAVADLRAAVAASFPSLRFEIYPFRADAVAGLISASVRAALEAPLNYARNHLADLLPRCVPRAIYLDSDVLAVDDVRRLWETRLPAAAVVAAPEYCHANFSRYFTEAFWNDPVLGARVFAGRRRAPCYFNTGVMVIDLRRWRVGNYRQRIERWMEIQKEKRIYELGSLPPFLLVFAGEIEAVDHRWNQHGLGGDNVFGSCRPLHNGPVSLMHWSGKGKPWDRLDAGKPCPLDHTWRSYDLYIGENDSSSASGPSRSALSSSAAW, encoded by the coding sequence ATGGGCGCGGCCTCCCCGGCGATGTGGGCCGGGTTGGTGCTGGTGGTGTTATTGGCCGCATCGGGGCCGGCGGCGGGGCTGCCGAGGTTCGCCGAGGCGCCCGAGTACAGGAACGGGGAGGGGTGTCCGGCCCCGGTGGCGGGCGCGGGGGTCTGCGACCCGGGCCTGGTGCACATCGCCATGACGCTCGACGCGCACTACCTCAGGGGCTCCATGGCGGCCATCTACTCGCTGCTCAAGCACGCCTCCTGCCCGGAGTCGCTCTTCTTCCACTTCCTCGCCGCGGAGGGCGGCGGCGCGCCGGCCGTCGCCGACCTCCGGGCCGCCGTGGCCGCCTCCTTCCCGTCCCTGCGCTTCGAGATCTACCCGTTCCGCGCCGACGCGGTCGCCGGGCTCATCTCCGCGTCCGTGCGCGCCGCGCTCGAGGCGCCGCTCAACTACGCGCGGAACCACCTCGCCGACCTGCTCCCGCGCTGCGTGCCGCGCGCGATATACCTCGACTCCGACGTGCTCGCCGTCGACGACGTGCGGAGGCTCTGGGAGACGCGGCTGCCCGCCGCAGCGGTCGTCGCCGCGCCCGAGTACTGCCACGCCAACTTCTCCCGCTACTTCACCGAGGCCTTCTGGAACGACCCCGTCCTCGGCGCCAGAGTCTttgccggccgccgccgcgcgccctgCTACTTCAACACCGGCGTCATGGTCATCGACCTCCGGAGATGGCGCGTCGGCAACTACCGCCAGCGCATCGAGCGCTGGATGGAGATCCAGAAGGAGAAAAGAATCTACGAGCTTGGTTCGTTGCCCCCCTTCTTGCTCGTCTTCGCCGGCGAGATAGAGGCCGTCGACCACAGGTGGAACCAGCACGGCTTGGGCGGCGACAACGTCTTCGGCAGCTGCCGCCCTCTCCATAACGGGCCCGTCAGCCTGATGCACTGGTCCGGGAAGGGCAAGCCATGGGACCGTCTCGACGCCGGCAAGCCTTGCCCACTCGACCACACCTGGAGGTCGTACGACCTCTACATTGGCGAGAACGATTCATCATCAGCATCAGGGCCGTCCCGGTCAGCCTTGTCATCATCGGCGGCATGGTAG